A genomic region of Anaerolineales bacterium contains the following coding sequences:
- the nuoI gene encoding NADH-quinone oxidoreductase subunit NuoI, producing MLRGIFEIARGMWLTGKQIFKRRQTYQYPEQKRPVRTRFKGRHELRRYENGLERCIGCALCAAACPADAIFVEASENTDAQRFSPGERYASTYEINMLRCIFCGYCEDACPTQAIVLGDNYELTFTDRSQSIYTREKLLVPVPPGGQPTPQQVEPGTFNRSIPVMKNPE from the coding sequence ATGCTGAGAGGAATTTTCGAAATTGCCAGGGGTATGTGGCTGACCGGCAAGCAGATCTTTAAGCGCCGCCAGACCTACCAATACCCCGAACAAAAGCGCCCGGTACGCACGCGTTTCAAAGGGCGCCACGAACTGCGCCGCTATGAGAACGGCCTGGAGCGCTGCATTGGCTGCGCCCTGTGCGCGGCAGCCTGCCCGGCGGATGCCATCTTTGTTGAGGCTTCCGAGAATACCGACGCGCAGCGCTTCTCGCCCGGTGAGCGTTATGCCAGCACCTATGAGATCAATATGCTGCGCTGCATCTTCTGCGGCTATTGCGAAGATGCCTGCCCGACGCAGGCCATCGTGCTGGGCGACAACTACGAGTTGACCTTTACCGATCGCTCGCAATCGATCTACACCCGCGAGAAGCTACTGGTGCCGGTGCCGCCGGGCGGCCAGCCGACCCCGCAGCAAGTGGAGCCGGGCACCTTCAACCGCTCGATCCCGGTGATGAAGAACCCGGAATAA
- a CDS encoding NADH-quinone oxidoreductase subunit L, whose product MDAFALVPWIVFFPLIGLVINLAFGRRLGERFSSVVGTLAVLAAFGVAVLQFLSLQAHPHGQVVPLADWISIGSLQIPWAFNVDSLSVTMMLVVSGVGTLIHIYAAGYMHYDVRYKEDPGSFNRFFVYLNLFIAAMMILVSGNSYLMLFVGWEGVGLCSYLLIGFWYARNPDGNKGILNSQAAKKAFVANRVGDFGFLLAMFLTFWAFGSLTFDQVLPQAASVDPRIIMAITLCMLIGVTGKSAQLPLYIWLPDAMAGPTPVSALIHAATMVTAGVYLVTRSAPLFAAVPDAGNVVAIVGGITAFFAATIAVGQYDIKKVLAYSTISQLGFMVAAVGMGAYVAGMFHLITHAFFKALLFLGSGSVILAVERAHHPLDGHHDEHHDEHHDDHHAPFDPQDMRNMGGLRKQIPATYRVYLIGALALAGLPPLAGFFSKDEILTDALHANLPVWVLLTAAAFLTAFYMGRQIWLVFFGEARTKAAKEAVESPLTMLIPLGILAALSILGGLINMPVLHPLTHWLEHTLGHEFAHPTSFNFGVATFSTVLALAAIYLSWRLYGRKPLAAGEADPLKRRLGFVFTGMERKWWVDELYDAAIIQPYRRLAAFLADVVDWRFWHDWVHDSLIARGFRGFARFLAEPVDLGVVDGISRALAALANGLSRVLSSVQSGFVRNYALMVFFGVVLMIGYLVFSS is encoded by the coding sequence ATGGATGCCTTCGCACTCGTCCCCTGGATTGTTTTTTTCCCGCTGATCGGCCTGGTGATCAATCTGGCCTTTGGCCGCCGGTTGGGGGAGCGCTTCAGCTCCGTGGTTGGCACGCTGGCGGTGCTGGCAGCGTTCGGCGTGGCGGTGCTGCAGTTCCTTAGCTTGCAGGCCCACCCGCACGGGCAGGTCGTGCCGTTGGCGGATTGGATCAGCATCGGCAGCCTGCAGATCCCGTGGGCCTTCAACGTCGATTCACTTTCGGTGACGATGATGCTGGTGGTCTCCGGCGTAGGCACGCTGATCCATATCTACGCCGCCGGCTATATGCACTATGACGTGCGTTACAAAGAAGACCCGGGAAGCTTCAACCGCTTCTTCGTGTATTTGAACCTCTTCATTGCCGCCATGATGATCCTGGTGAGCGGCAATAGCTACCTGATGCTCTTCGTCGGCTGGGAGGGCGTAGGTTTGTGCTCTTACCTGCTGATCGGGTTCTGGTATGCGCGCAACCCGGATGGCAACAAGGGCATTTTGAACTCGCAAGCGGCCAAGAAGGCGTTTGTGGCCAACCGCGTCGGCGATTTCGGCTTCTTGCTGGCCATGTTCCTGACCTTTTGGGCGTTTGGCTCGCTGACCTTTGACCAGGTGCTGCCGCAGGCCGCCAGCGTCGATCCGCGCATCATCATGGCGATCACCTTGTGCATGCTGATCGGTGTCACCGGTAAATCGGCGCAACTGCCGCTGTACATCTGGCTGCCGGACGCGATGGCCGGCCCCACGCCGGTATCGGCGCTGATCCATGCCGCCACGATGGTGACGGCCGGCGTATATCTGGTGACGCGCTCGGCGCCGCTGTTTGCTGCCGTGCCGGATGCCGGTAACGTGGTGGCGATCGTGGGGGGCATCACTGCGTTCTTCGCCGCGACGATCGCGGTGGGCCAGTACGACATCAAGAAAGTGCTGGCGTACTCCACCATTAGCCAACTGGGCTTTATGGTGGCGGCGGTCGGCATGGGCGCGTATGTGGCGGGCATGTTCCATCTGATCACGCATGCCTTCTTCAAGGCGCTGTTGTTCCTGGGCTCGGGCTCAGTGATCCTGGCAGTGGAACGTGCTCACCATCCCTTGGATGGGCATCACGACGAACACCATGATGAGCATCACGATGATCATCATGCGCCCTTTGACCCGCAAGATATGCGCAACATGGGCGGGCTGCGCAAGCAGATCCCGGCCACCTACCGCGTGTACCTCATCGGCGCGCTGGCCTTGGCCGGCCTGCCGCCGTTGGCGGGTTTCTTCTCCAAAGATGAAATTTTGACGGACGCATTGCATGCCAATCTGCCCGTATGGGTGTTGCTGACCGCGGCTGCCTTCCTGACCGCGTTCTACATGGGGCGCCAGATCTGGCTGGTGTTCTTTGGCGAGGCACGCACCAAGGCCGCCAAGGAAGCGGTTGAAAGCCCGCTGACCATGCTGATCCCGCTGGGCATTCTGGCGGCCCTTTCTATTCTGGGCGGGCTGATCAATATGCCCGTGCTGCACCCGCTGACCCACTGGCTGGAACACACCCTGGGGCATGAGTTCGCTCATCCCACCAGCTTCAACTTCGGGGTGGCAACCTTCTCCACCGTATTGGCGCTGGCGGCCATCTATCTTTCGTGGCGGCTGTATGGGCGCAAGCCCTTGGCGGCTGGCGAAGCCGACCCGCTGAAGCGGCGCCTGGGATTTGTGTTCACCGGCATGGAGCGCAAGTGGTGGGTGGATGAGCTGTACGATGCTGCCATCATCCAGCCCTACCGGCGCCTGGCCGCCTTCCTGGCGGATGTGGTGGATTGGCGCTTCTGGCACGATTGGGTGCACGATAGCTTGATCGCGCGCGGCTTCCGCGGCTTTGCACGCTTCCTGGCGGAGCCGGTGGACCTGGGCGTGGTGGATGGCATCTCGCGAGCCTTGGCCGCGTTGGCCAATGGGCTCAGCCGGGTGTTGAGCAGCGTGCAGAGCGGTTTTGTGCGCAACTATGCCCTGATGGTCTTTTTCGGTGTTGTGTTGATGATCGGATACCTGGTCTTTTCGAGCTGA
- the nuoK gene encoding NADH-quinone oxidoreductase subunit NuoK: MIPISYYFALSAILFSLGALGVLIRRNAIIVFMSIELMLNAANLLFVAFARANEAISGQVIVFFVIAVAAAEVAVGLALIVIIFRNRQSIDIDEMSNLKG, translated from the coding sequence ATGATCCCGATCTCGTATTACTTTGCCCTTTCGGCCATTTTGTTTTCGCTGGGCGCGTTGGGTGTGTTGATCCGCCGTAATGCCATCATTGTGTTCATGTCGATCGAATTGATGTTGAATGCGGCCAATTTGCTGTTTGTGGCCTTTGCGCGCGCCAACGAGGCGATCAGTGGCCAGGTGATCGTGTTCTTCGTGATCGCCGTGGCGGCCGCCGAGGTGGCGGTGGGCCTGGCCTTGATCGTGATCATCTTCCGCAATCGCCAGAGTATCGATATTGATGAAATGAGTAACCTCAAGGGCTAA
- a CDS encoding NADH-quinone oxidoreductase subunit J: MNGELILFFVLAAVAIGAALGMLFSRNAVYSALFLILNFATVAVFFLLLGAPFIAMAQVTVYAGAIMVLFLFVIMLLGAEHIQHAARRGWQRPLAMLLTLVLLAESAYLIFTRSDLLTVLQPAASDYGNPQAIGMLLFSEYLLPFEVTSILLLAAMVGAIVLVKEDKKRAGGQE; this comes from the coding sequence ATGAATGGTGAACTAATTCTCTTCTTTGTTCTGGCTGCCGTGGCGATTGGCGCGGCGCTGGGCATGTTGTTCAGCCGCAACGCAGTGTATTCGGCGTTGTTCCTGATCTTGAACTTTGCCACGGTGGCGGTGTTCTTCCTGCTGCTGGGGGCGCCGTTCATTGCCATGGCGCAGGTGACCGTGTATGCCGGCGCGATCATGGTGCTGTTCTTGTTTGTGATCATGCTGCTGGGCGCCGAGCATATCCAGCATGCCGCGCGCCGCGGCTGGCAGCGCCCGCTGGCGATGCTGCTGACGCTGGTGTTGCTGGCCGAAAGCGCCTATTTGATCTTTACGCGGAGTGACCTGCTGACGGTGCTGCAGCCGGCCGCCTCGGACTACGGCAACCCGCAGGCCATCGGCATGCTGCTGTTTAGTGAGTACCTGCTGCCGTTTGAAGTCACCTCGATCCTGCTGCTGGCAGCGATGGTGGGTGCGATTGTATTGGTCAAAGAAGACAAAAAGCGTGCAGGTGGCCAGGAATGA